Proteins from a single region of Streptomyces glaucescens:
- the ctaD gene encoding cytochrome c oxidase subunit I, which yields MATHTEPVAPVPAAERRGRGQVIVTWLTTTDHKKIGHLYLITSFGFFLFGGVLALALRAELARPGLQILSNEQYNQAFTLHGTIMLLLFATPTFAGFANAIMPLQIGAPDVAFPRLNMFSYWLFLFGGLIVMASLMVPEGAADFGWTAYTPLSGGERTTQLGGDLWVMGLGLSGFGTILGAVNFMTTIVCMRAPGMTMFRMPIFTWNVLLTSVLVLFAFPVLAAALFALEADRKFGAHIFDPGNGGAVLWQHLFWFFGHPEVYILALPFFGVITEIIPVFSRKPIFGYGGLVGATIAIAGLSVTVWAHHMFATGAVLLPFFSFMSFLIAVPTGVKFFNWIGTMWRGSVSFEPPMLWAAGFLVTFLFGGLTGVLLASPPMDFHVTDSYFVVAHFHYVLFGTIVFAMFGGFSFWWPKMTGTMLDERLEKIHFWTLFVGFHTTFLVQHWLGAEGMPRRYVDYLEADGFTALNTLSSIGAFLLGLSTLPFLYNVWKTAKHGERIKVDDPWGYGRSLEWATPCPAPRHNFLTLPRIRSESPAFDLHHPDLAQLEQQANAGQRDVVAADEHKSGPQ from the coding sequence ATGGCGACACACACTGAACCGGTTGCTCCGGTGCCGGCGGCGGAGCGCCGCGGTCGGGGGCAGGTGATCGTCACCTGGCTCACGACGACCGATCACAAGAAGATCGGCCATCTGTATCTGATCACGTCGTTCGGGTTCTTCCTGTTCGGCGGCGTGCTGGCCCTGGCGCTGCGAGCGGAACTGGCCCGGCCGGGGCTGCAGATCCTGTCGAACGAGCAGTACAACCAGGCGTTCACGCTGCACGGCACCATCATGCTGCTGCTGTTCGCCACTCCGACGTTCGCGGGGTTCGCCAACGCGATCATGCCGTTGCAGATCGGTGCGCCGGATGTGGCCTTTCCGCGGCTGAACATGTTCTCGTACTGGCTGTTCCTGTTCGGCGGGCTGATCGTGATGGCCAGTCTGATGGTTCCCGAGGGTGCGGCGGACTTCGGCTGGACCGCCTACACCCCGCTCAGCGGAGGCGAGCGCACCACGCAGCTGGGCGGTGACCTGTGGGTGATGGGACTGGGGCTGTCCGGGTTCGGCACGATCCTGGGCGCGGTCAACTTCATGACCACGATCGTCTGCATGCGCGCCCCCGGGATGACGATGTTCCGCATGCCGATCTTCACCTGGAACGTGCTGCTGACGTCCGTGCTGGTGCTGTTCGCGTTCCCGGTCCTGGCGGCGGCGCTGTTCGCGCTGGAGGCGGACCGCAAGTTCGGGGCGCACATCTTCGACCCGGGGAACGGCGGGGCCGTCCTGTGGCAGCACCTGTTCTGGTTCTTCGGACACCCCGAGGTCTACATCCTGGCCCTGCCGTTCTTCGGGGTGATCACGGAGATCATCCCGGTCTTCTCCCGCAAGCCGATCTTCGGCTACGGCGGCCTGGTCGGTGCGACGATCGCGATCGCCGGACTGTCGGTGACGGTGTGGGCGCACCACATGTTCGCGACCGGGGCGGTACTGCTGCCGTTCTTCTCGTTCATGAGCTTCCTGATCGCCGTGCCGACGGGCGTGAAGTTCTTCAACTGGATCGGCACGATGTGGCGCGGCTCCGTGTCGTTCGAGCCGCCGATGCTGTGGGCGGCCGGATTCCTCGTCACCTTCCTCTTCGGCGGCCTCACCGGCGTCCTGCTGGCCTCTCCGCCGATGGACTTCCACGTCACCGACTCCTACTTCGTGGTGGCCCACTTCCACTACGTCCTCTTCGGCACCATCGTGTTCGCCATGTTCGGCGGCTTCAGCTTCTGGTGGCCCAAGATGACCGGCACCATGCTCGACGAACGCCTGGAGAAGATCCACTTCTGGACGCTGTTCGTCGGCTTCCACACCACCTTCCTGGTGCAGCACTGGCTCGGCGCCGAGGGCATGCCCCGCCGCTACGTCGACTACCTCGAAGCCGACGGCTTCACCGCCCTCAACACCCTCTCCTCCATCGGCGCGTTCCTCCTCGGCCTGTCCACCCTGCCGTTCCTGTACAACGTGTGGAAGACCGCCAAACACGGCGAGCGGATCAAGGTCGACGATCCCTGGGGCTACGGCCGCTCCCTGGAGTGGGCCACCCCCTGCCCCGCGCCGCGTCACAACTTCCTGACGCTGCCGCGCATCCGCTCCGAGTCTCCCGCCTTCGACCTGCACCATCCCGACCTCGCCCAACTGGAGCAGCAGGCGAACGCCGGGCAGCGGGACGTCGTGGCCGCCGACGAGCACAAGAGCGGGCCGCAGTGA
- a CDS encoding protein kinase domain-containing protein has product MSHATEVFQPLKADDPAVVAGFRLAARLGAGGMGVVYLAHTQGGRPVAVKVVRPELADDPDFRRRFGREIKAARRVRGAYTAELIDGDADGEPPWLATLYVPGPSLAEAVARRGPLPVPAVLWLMAGVAEALQAIHEAGVVHRDLKPSNVLLAADGPRVIDFGIALAADGTAYTATGGTIGTPSFMAPEQASGLEVTAATDVFALAQTVAFAALGRPLYGDGSAINVLYRIVHTEPDLSLLPEPLRPLLARCLAGDPAERPTPAEVVEWCRQRLAADTGADGTPVVWRDVTGPEPTVPAPVPRPTAVIRQPLLGHPAPAARRPRTAPQDRTARRRRVSLITSAGVAGGALLVAALAWTVMDGKDGTGHRGAAGATRSAGGPAAGPAASSSASAPGSSPDSSGASAREAGDGTSADGGPRSSSASPREPVATPYPLVWLDAENSVNLEDPGTPLMNGKGDIRFGCRTAGCELESETAVFLQVYGEPGDGTLDTCRFMLARGKSHILQLAAAANGTEICIKDSEGNIGLLVIGTKSTAVPEAAFLSGDLTVWRDAA; this is encoded by the coding sequence ATGAGCCATGCGACGGAGGTCTTCCAGCCACTCAAGGCGGACGATCCTGCCGTAGTGGCCGGTTTTCGGCTCGCCGCGCGACTCGGCGCGGGCGGAATGGGCGTGGTCTACCTGGCGCACACGCAGGGCGGCCGGCCGGTGGCGGTCAAGGTGGTACGGCCGGAGCTGGCCGACGACCCGGACTTCAGGCGGCGGTTCGGCCGGGAGATCAAGGCAGCCCGGCGGGTCCGGGGCGCGTACACCGCCGAGTTGATCGACGGCGACGCGGACGGTGAGCCGCCCTGGCTGGCCACGCTGTACGTGCCCGGGCCGTCCCTGGCGGAGGCGGTCGCCCGGCGCGGGCCGCTGCCGGTGCCGGCGGTGCTGTGGCTGATGGCAGGGGTGGCCGAGGCGCTGCAGGCCATCCACGAGGCGGGTGTCGTGCACCGCGACCTGAAGCCGTCGAACGTGCTGCTGGCCGCCGACGGGCCCCGGGTGATCGACTTCGGTATCGCGCTGGCCGCCGACGGAACCGCGTACACGGCCACCGGCGGCACCATAGGAACCCCCTCCTTCATGGCTCCCGAACAGGCGTCGGGCCTGGAGGTCACGGCGGCGACGGATGTCTTCGCACTCGCCCAGACGGTGGCGTTCGCGGCGCTCGGCAGGCCGCTGTACGGCGACGGTTCGGCCATCAACGTGCTCTACCGGATCGTGCACACCGAACCCGACCTCTCCCTGCTGCCGGAGCCGCTGCGTCCGCTGCTGGCCCGGTGCCTGGCCGGCGACCCGGCCGAGCGGCCCACTCCGGCGGAGGTCGTGGAGTGGTGCCGGCAGCGGCTGGCGGCGGACACCGGCGCGGACGGGACTCCGGTCGTGTGGCGGGACGTCACCGGTCCGGAGCCGACGGTCCCGGCTCCCGTGCCGCGGCCGACCGCGGTGATCCGGCAGCCCCTGCTCGGCCATCCGGCGCCCGCCGCGCGACGGCCTCGGACGGCGCCGCAGGACCGCACGGCACGCAGGCGGCGCGTCTCACTGATCACCTCCGCCGGTGTGGCGGGTGGCGCGCTGCTCGTAGCGGCTCTGGCCTGGACGGTCATGGACGGGAAGGACGGAACCGGTCACCGGGGCGCTGCCGGTGCCACGAGATCCGCGGGGGGCCCGGCCGCAGGGCCGGCGGCATCCTCGTCGGCTTCGGCGCCGGGCTCGTCGCCGGACTCCTCCGGTGCGTCCGCGAGAGAGGCCGGCGACGGCACGTCCGCGGACGGAGGACCGAGGTCCTCCTCGGCATCACCCCGGGAGCCCGTCGCCACCCCCTACCCGCTGGTGTGGCTGGACGCGGAGAACTCGGTGAACCTCGAGGACCCCGGCACTCCGCTGATGAACGGCAAGGGAGACATCCGCTTCGGCTGCAGGACGGCCGGCTGCGAACTGGAGAGCGAGACCGCGGTGTTCCTCCAGGTGTACGGCGAGCCCGGCGACGGCACCCTCGACACATGCCGTTTCATGCTCGCGCGCGGCAAGAGCCACATACTCCAGCTGGCCGCGGCGGCGAACGGCACCGAGATCTGCATCAAGGACTCCGAGGGGAACATCGGACTGCTGGTCATCGGGACGAAGTCGACCGCGGTACCGGAGGCCGCCTTCCTCAGCGGGGACCTGACGGTCTGGCGGGACGCCGCCTGA
- a CDS encoding DinB family protein — MSGFAPPVVDERAALTTYLAQQRRALRATAHGLTDDQARLAPSASELSIGGLIKHAGHCETFWTDLILQRQRGSQRKADESDADEFRLAEGEDLAGVLAAYAEAAERTDAVIAGVRDLGQAVPVPRGLPWFPEEVGEWSVRWVLLHLIEETARHGGHADVIRESLDGATLFPLLAAAEAWPAPWFRPWSPSVRPDS; from the coding sequence ATGTCGGGATTCGCCCCACCTGTCGTAGACGAGCGCGCGGCGTTGACCACCTACCTCGCTCAACAGCGCCGCGCGCTGCGGGCCACCGCCCACGGTCTGACCGACGACCAGGCCCGCCTCGCGCCCTCCGCGAGCGAGCTGAGCATCGGCGGACTGATCAAGCACGCAGGACACTGCGAGACCTTCTGGACCGACCTGATCCTCCAGCGGCAGCGTGGATCCCAGCGGAAGGCGGACGAGTCGGACGCCGACGAGTTCCGGCTCGCCGAGGGCGAGGACCTGGCCGGCGTACTGGCCGCGTACGCGGAGGCGGCCGAGCGGACAGACGCGGTGATCGCGGGCGTCCGGGACCTCGGACAGGCCGTTCCGGTGCCGCGCGGACTGCCGTGGTTCCCCGAGGAGGTCGGGGAATGGTCGGTCCGCTGGGTCCTGCTCCACCTGATCGAGGAGACCGCACGGCACGGAGGCCACGCCGACGTCATCCGGGAGAGCTTGGACGGCGCGACCCTCTTCCCGCTGCTGGCGGCAGCGGAGGCATGGCCCGCCCCCTGGTTCAGGCCGTGGAGCCCGTCCGTACGGCCCGACTCATGA
- a CDS encoding CBM20 domain-containing protein encodes MLSIRNGASAAWRSALMLAVLLAGVLVATTPGARAAATQDTAVTFRVQAPTEGETLLVSGSAPQLGAWDPAKAVPLGTTASAYPHWSAGVQLPVGAIVQYKYLKRSPTGAVTWESVPNRTLTVSPGAPGNDDRWNVSPVTATFQATATTHWGQNLYVSGNLPDLGSWDPAKALPLTTASATYPLWSGTHQLPPNTTVQYKYLKKNPDGSVIWENGDNRTVVTPAAGALTLNDTWR; translated from the coding sequence ATGCTCTCGATACGTAACGGGGCGTCAGCCGCCTGGCGGTCGGCGCTCATGCTCGCCGTGCTCCTTGCCGGGGTGCTCGTCGCCACGACCCCCGGAGCGCGCGCGGCCGCGACGCAGGACACCGCCGTCACCTTCCGGGTGCAGGCGCCGACCGAAGGCGAGACCCTCCTGGTCTCCGGCAGCGCCCCGCAGCTGGGCGCCTGGGACCCGGCCAAGGCCGTTCCCCTGGGCACCACGGCGAGCGCCTATCCGCACTGGTCGGCCGGCGTGCAGCTGCCCGTCGGCGCCATCGTGCAGTACAAGTACCTCAAGCGCTCCCCCACCGGGGCGGTGACCTGGGAAAGCGTCCCCAACCGCACCCTGACCGTCTCCCCGGGCGCACCGGGCAACGACGACCGCTGGAACGTCAGCCCGGTGACCGCCACCTTCCAGGCCACGGCCACCACCCACTGGGGCCAGAACCTCTACGTCTCGGGCAACCTGCCCGACCTCGGCAGCTGGGACCCGGCCAAGGCCCTCCCCCTGACCACCGCATCCGCGACCTACCCGCTGTGGTCCGGCACCCACCAGCTGCCGCCGAACACCACCGTGCAGTACAAGTACCTGAAGAAGAACCCCGATGGCTCCGTCATCTGGGAGAACGGTGACAACCGCACCGTCGTCACGCCGGCCGCCGGCGCTCTGACGCTCAACGACACCTGGCGCTGA
- a CDS encoding VOC family protein: MAIRLENVGIAVRDLEAAISFFTDLGLTVVGRDTVSGEWADTAVGLDGNHADIAMLRTPDGHGRLELFEYIHPEAIESEPTRPHEIGMHRVAFSVDDIDQALETAAKHGCRPLRGVATYEDLYKLTYVRGPSGILVMLAEELNKKGG, encoded by the coding sequence ATGGCCATCAGACTCGAGAACGTCGGCATCGCCGTTCGCGATCTCGAAGCAGCGATCTCGTTCTTCACCGACCTCGGCCTGACGGTCGTCGGCCGCGACACGGTCAGTGGCGAATGGGCCGACACCGCCGTCGGCCTCGACGGCAACCACGCCGACATCGCGATGCTCCGGACTCCGGACGGTCACGGCCGTCTCGAGCTCTTCGAGTACATCCACCCCGAGGCGATCGAGTCGGAGCCCACTCGCCCCCATGAGATCGGCATGCACCGCGTCGCCTTCTCGGTCGACGACATCGACCAGGCCCTCGAGACGGCCGCGAAGCACGGATGCCGTCCGCTTCGCGGCGTGGCGACCTATGAGGACCTCTACAAGCTCACGTACGTCCGCGGCCCCAGCGGCATCCTGGTGATGCTGGCCGAGGAGCTGAACAAGAAGGGCGGCTGA
- a CDS encoding serine hydrolase domain-containing protein, translating into MKRRRLLGTAAASAGVALLPGRVTAAGDGLAARVRPYLDRALAAGAPSTVFGVVRGHRRYVAGASRNGPAPDGRTVFQLGSIGKTLTATALARAVHAGTVRLDTPLSLPPGFAVPRGATRRITLRDLATHSSGLPSLPANLLDGADPYNPYAHYTLEDLATGLPRTPLSHEPGSAYTYSNLGFGLLGQALAFDGVDAMLRRGVTGPLGLSDTTTALRPDMASRKAVGHMDGEAVPDWRDHVLSGAGTSMYSTADDVLRYLNAQLHPERSPLRDAIELTQRHHFTDPATGLRLGLGWHFGVLADGRTVTWHNGGTYGFSTCAAFDRASGTAVMMMVNTYSDGSHAFDALVFALLGELAGS; encoded by the coding sequence GTGAAGCGACGAAGGCTGCTGGGCACCGCGGCGGCATCGGCCGGTGTGGCGCTGTTACCGGGCAGGGTGACGGCGGCCGGAGACGGACTGGCCGCACGGGTGCGGCCCTACCTGGACCGCGCGCTGGCCGCCGGCGCGCCGAGCACGGTGTTCGGTGTCGTCCGCGGTCACCGCCGGTATGTCGCCGGTGCCAGCCGGAACGGCCCCGCCCCCGACGGCAGGACCGTGTTCCAGCTCGGCTCGATCGGCAAGACGCTCACGGCGACCGCGCTGGCCCGCGCCGTGCACGCGGGTACGGTGCGCCTGGACACGCCGCTCAGCCTGCCCCCCGGGTTCGCCGTCCCGCGCGGGGCAACCCGGCGGATCACCCTGCGCGACCTGGCGACCCACTCCTCGGGCCTGCCCAGTCTCCCCGCCAACCTCCTCGACGGGGCGGACCCGTACAACCCGTACGCGCACTACACGTTGGAGGACCTGGCCACCGGGCTGCCCCGGACCCCGCTGAGCCATGAGCCGGGCAGTGCGTACACGTACTCCAACCTGGGCTTCGGCCTGCTCGGGCAGGCGCTGGCCTTCGACGGCGTGGACGCGATGCTGCGGCGCGGGGTGACCGGTCCCCTGGGCCTGTCGGACACGACCACGGCCCTCCGGCCGGACATGGCCTCCCGCAAGGCCGTCGGCCATATGGACGGGGAGGCCGTCCCCGACTGGCGCGACCACGTCCTCAGCGGTGCGGGCACCTCGATGTACAGCACCGCCGACGACGTCCTCAGGTACCTGAACGCCCAGCTGCACCCGGAGCGCTCGCCACTGCGGGACGCGATCGAACTGACGCAGCGGCACCACTTCACCGACCCCGCCACGGGTCTGCGGCTGGGACTCGGCTGGCACTTCGGCGTACTGGCCGACGGCCGCACGGTGACCTGGCACAACGGCGGCACCTACGGATTCAGCACCTGCGCGGCGTTCGACCGCGCGAGCGGGACGGCGGTGATGATGATGGTGAACACGTACAGCGACGGCTCACACGCGTTCGACGCCCTGGTCTTCGCTCTGCTGGGCGAACTCGCCGGCTCCTGA
- the lepB gene encoding signal peptidase I: MSRTGRGPRVTAWVLAATGTVLAVSSILVIGSNYGSARVNSDAMTPTYSSGDLVFLEKIDAGEIQRGDVVFYRTANRYQGMPVLQRVIGLGGDRVRQGPGGPVTVNGEPLAEPYVKDGDPSGTTVAYDVVVPEGRLFLLGDHRANSNDSRYFLTERSGSVAATAVRARALDSRTGLLLWAAAGLLGLLAAVGGLAAGVVSWARRRAGRQVTG, translated from the coding sequence ATGAGCCGCACTGGACGTGGACCGAGGGTCACCGCGTGGGTGCTCGCCGCCACCGGAACGGTTCTGGCCGTGAGCTCGATCCTGGTGATCGGGAGCAACTACGGGTCGGCCAGGGTCAACAGCGACGCCATGACCCCGACCTACTCGTCCGGAGATCTCGTCTTCCTCGAGAAGATCGACGCGGGCGAGATACAGCGGGGCGATGTGGTGTTCTACCGGACGGCGAACCGCTATCAGGGCATGCCGGTCCTGCAGCGCGTGATCGGCCTGGGCGGCGACCGCGTCCGGCAGGGCCCTGGCGGTCCGGTGACGGTGAACGGCGAACCCCTCGCCGAACCGTACGTGAAGGACGGCGACCCCTCGGGCACGACCGTCGCCTACGACGTGGTGGTGCCCGAGGGGCGGCTCTTCCTGCTCGGCGATCACCGCGCGAACTCCAACGACTCGCGCTACTTCCTCACCGAACGGTCGGGCAGTGTCGCGGCGACCGCGGTGCGGGCCCGGGCCCTCGACAGCCGCACCGGTCTGCTCCTGTGGGCGGCGGCAGGGCTGCTGGGACTTCTCGCCGCCGTCGGCGGCCTCGCGGCCGGGGTGGTGTCCTGGGCCAGGCGGCGGGCCGGCCGGCAGGTGACGGGCTAG
- a CDS encoding SMI1/KNR4 family protein has translation MWVQRLIELTGWKPLGIPVDWAAVEEELGIPLPADYKELFEAFGGGTFADSVYFLARDEGVVFDFMSQWRAHLAVDRDPTTGEVSAVDPYSVYAPGGKGLATWAFTEWGDQYCWLIDAQRPGEYPILARAEDDEWCRYEMSTSEFLYRVLADADFQPFGIAHYNLGATFTPGQEA, from the coding sequence ATGTGGGTGCAGCGTCTGATCGAGCTGACGGGGTGGAAGCCGCTCGGAATCCCGGTCGACTGGGCGGCGGTGGAGGAGGAGTTGGGCATCCCGCTGCCGGCTGACTACAAAGAACTCTTCGAGGCATTCGGCGGCGGCACGTTCGCCGATTCCGTCTATTTCCTCGCCCGTGACGAGGGTGTCGTCTTCGACTTCATGTCGCAGTGGCGCGCGCATCTCGCCGTCGACCGGGACCCGACGACCGGTGAGGTCTCCGCAGTGGACCCCTACTCGGTGTACGCGCCGGGCGGCAAGGGCCTCGCCACCTGGGCCTTCACGGAATGGGGCGACCAGTACTGCTGGCTGATCGACGCTCAGCGGCCCGGCGAGTACCCCATCCTCGCCCGAGCCGAGGACGACGAGTGGTGCCGGTACGAGATGTCCACCTCGGAATTCCTCTACCGAGTGCTCGCGGATGCGGATTTCCAGCCCTTCGGGATCGCCCACTACAACCTCGGCGCGACCTTCACACCCGGACAGGAGGCGTGA